The DNA region ACATCCTCAATTTTATAACCATACTTTCTTCCATCATATTTTCTTGTGCTTGAGAAAAACTCAACATAGTTTATTAAATAATATGTAGGTAAACACAAATCGATTTGGTTGAAATTTAATTCAACTACTTCAGCACCCAATTGTTTAATTTTATCAATGGACTCATCGATTATTTCATTGATATGTTCGTCAGTTACATCTTTAAATTGAGATATATATGCAACTTTCATATTTTTCATATCTTCTTGTAATTTTTCAGGTTTCTGATTTACAATTTCTGTAAATACAGGGAATTCTTGATTTAAGCTTGTACATTCAGTTTCATCATAACGAATTATAGTATCAAGAGCCATAGCTATTCCAGAAATATCATTAGCTAGAGGACCAATTTGATCAAGACTCATTGAAAGATCAAGAAGTCCTTGTCTTGAAACTGCACCATAAGTTGGTTTAAAACCAATTACTCCACAATGAGAAGCAGGATTCCTAATAGAACCTCCAGTATCAGAACCAAGAGCTATATCACACATTCCAGCCGCAATAGCTGCAGCACTACCACCACTAGAACCACCAGGAATATGCCCAGGAGCTGCAGGGTTATGAGTAGCACCAAAAAAAGAACTTTCAGTAGAACTACCAGCTGCAAATTCATCCATATTACAGATTCCTACAATAATTCCATCATTTTCTTTGATATACTTT from Methanobrevibacter sp. TMH8 includes:
- the gatA gene encoding Asp-tRNA(Asn)/Glu-tRNA(Gln) amidotransferase subunit GatA, whose amino-acid sequence is MNIFEKSQAIKNQDLTATKNLENYLEVIEKDNSSINAFLEVNKESALTQAKEIDEKIKNGEDVGSLAGLIFGIKANINVEDSIISAASKTLENYQGSYDASVVKYIKENDGIIVGICNMDEFAAGSSTESSFFGATHNPAAPGHIPGGSSGGSAAAIAAGMCDIALGSDTGGSIRNPASHCGVIGFKPTYGAVSRQGLLDLSMSLDQIGPLANDISGIAMALDTIIRYDETECTSLNQEFPVFTEIVNQKPEKLQEDMKNMKVAYISQFKDVTDEHINEIIDESIDKIKQLGAEVVELNFNQIDLCLPTYYLINYVEFFSSTRKYDGRKYGYKIEDVCGEEVLRRIEIGSYISQQEFSGKYYKKALQARSLIRNEINKLLDGVDLIVGPTVPKLPHKIGEKLEPMEMYAYDVLTVIANLAGIPAGSMKAGEYNGIPVGLQLQAKPNDDAKIIKAMAALESLN